One Diabrotica virgifera virgifera chromosome 3, PGI_DIABVI_V3a genomic window carries:
- the LOC114325984 gene encoding trypsin-1 — MKTALLSVLTLAVCTIDSSSLKSYRIFGGQNAKEGQFPYQLSLQGPHLENLNPNQHYCGASILSHNWIVTAGHCCLDNVTATRIIAGIINAAGEDSEYKQERSIAEVYVHEDFIGGANPHDICLIKINKPWVYNDRVQPIALPVQDLNIIGEVVASGWGESAPDYFPDMLQWQKSEMPDEETCVNLCDKIEANPYDSLANVCTANPEADHGVCHGDSGSPLVLDKQLVGIGSWVFGPCGRKGAPSVFTRVSHYVAWIKQHVTEL, encoded by the exons ATGAAAACTGCCTTACTTTCAGTGTTAACTTTAGCCGTTTGTACCATTGATA GTTCTTCACTAAAATCCTACAGAATATTCGGGGGACAAAACGCGAAAGAAGGTCAGTTTCCTTACCAATTATCGCTTCAAGGTCCACACTTAGAAAATTTGAATCCTAACCAGCACTACTGCGGAGCCAGCATCCTTTCTCATAACTGGATTGTTACCGCAGGACATTGCTGTTTAGATAACGTTACTGCAACCCGTATAATTGCAGGAATAATAAACGCTGCTGGCGAGGACAGCGAATACAAACAGGAGAGAAGTATTGCTGAAGTTTATGTACATGAGGATTTTATTGG CGGTGCCAATCCACATGATATCTGCctcattaaaataaacaaaccatGGGTTTATAACGACAGAGTTCAACCCATAGCTCTTCCAGTCCAAGACTTAAACATCATAGGAGAAGTCGTTGCATCTGGTTGGGGAGAATCTGCTCCAGATTATTTTCCTGACATGTTGCAATGGCAAAAATCAGAAATGCCAGATGAAGAGA CTTGTGTGAATTTGTGTGACAAAATCGAAGCAAACCCCTACGATAGTCTTGCAAATGTATGTACAGCAAATCCTGAAGCTGATCATGGTGTTTGTCATGGGGATTCCGGTAGTCCTTTGGTTTTAGATAAACAGTTAGTTGGAATAGGATCTTGGGTATTTGGTCCATGTGGTAGAAAAGGCGCTCCATCTGTGTTCACCAGAGTAAGTCACTATGTTGCGTGGATCAAGCAACATGTTACTGAATTGTAA